Sequence from the Streptosporangiales bacterium genome:
CAGGTCGACGCCGACGTAGTCAACGTCCGCCCCGGCGACGACACAGTCGACGAGCTAGCCACCTCAGGCGTACCGGTAATAGTCAAGCAACCGCCGGCGGCGGAGCGCCCCACCCGCCGCAACAACAGCCGCCGCCCCCGCCGCCCAACCAAGCCGAGACGCGGCAACCGCACCGACGCCTAACGTTTCACGTGCAACCGGCCGGGCAGCAACCTGCCCGGCCGGTTGCGCGCCGAGCAAAGCGAAGGCAAGGAAAGTCGGTTCCACAAAGACCCGGGAACGTGGGGGGTCCGGGGGGCTCGGCCCCCCGGTATAGTCGCGGCCTCCGGGAAGTTGGTCAAAGACCAACGAACAGGGGAGGCCAGCTCGTGGGCGAGGAGGGAGTTGAACCCTCACGTCCTTTCGGACACACGGACCTGAACCGTGCGCGTCTGCCATTCCGCCACTCGCCCGGGATGACCGCAAGAAGGCTAGCACGGGCCGGCAGAGTGTCCCCGGGGTGTGGGTGGCCCCGATACCATGCTGTTCAGAGGCGGTTTACCGTCGGCAGGCAGAGGCGTGGCGAGTGATCGCGCCGCGCAACGAGAAAGGGGGCGCGCCATCAACGGAGGCCAGCGAGCACGGACTGGCGCGGTTGTCGACGGCGGCGGCGCAGTGCCGGGCTGGGCGGCGCCATGAGTGTCTGGTCACGGTTCGAGCGACGCCTGGAGGGGATGGTCGAGGGCGCGTTCGCGCGTGCGTTCAAGTCCGAGTTGCAGCCGGTCGAGGTGGCCCGCGCGCTGGCGCGTGAGGTCGACGACCGTGCGGCGATCATCGGCAAGGGCCGGGTGCTGGTGCCGAACGACTTCATCGTCGAGATCGGTGAGACCGACCACGAGCGGTTGTCCGTCTACTCCGACAGTCTCGGCACGGAGCTCGCCACGGTTGTGCGTGAGCACGCCGACGAGGAGGGGTACCACCTGGTCGGTCCGATACACGTCCAGTTCCGACATGCCGAGGACCTGAAGACCGGTGTGTTCCGAGTGCGAAGCGGCGTGCAGGCCGCGGACCGCCCCGGTGCGGCGCAGCCGGCGGCTGCCGCGGTACTCGCGCCGCCGCTCGGGCAGGACCAGCAGGCCGCGGACGACGACCAGACCCGCGTCACACCGTTGCGTCCGCGCCAGCAGGCGCACCTGGAGTCCGCCGACGGCACGGTGATCGGCTGGGTCGCGGAGGGTGTCAACGTCGTCGGACGGGGTAGCGACAGCGACATAAAGATCACCGATCCGGGGATTTCGAGGAAGCACGCGGAGATCAGGCTCAGCAACGGCGAGTGCGTGGTGACCGACCTGGGATCGACGAACGGCACGGTGGTGGATGGTCGTCCGGTGCGCCGTGCGTCGTTGTACGACGGTTCGCGTGTCCAGTTCGGGCGGACTACCCTGACTTTCCGCGTCGTCGGCTAGCCGGAGGTCCAGGCCCGTATGTCGCTGCTCACCGTGACGCTCATCCGACTCGCTCTGCTGGTGCTGCTCTGGCTGTTCGTGCTCGCCGGTTACGGCGTGATCCGCAGGGACCTGTTCGGTGCGAAGGTCGCTCCGCGTACCACGGCCAGGCCGCGGGTGCCGCAGCCGAAGCCGGCGAAGCCGACCCGGCGGAAGCATGCGCCGAGTCGTCTGGTCGTCACCGACGGCGCCCTTGCCGGTACTACGCTGCAGCTGGGCGACCGGCCGATCACGATGGGTCGGGCAAGTGACTCGACGTTGGTGATCGACGACGACTATGCGTCGACCCGGCACGCTCAGCTGGTTCCCTACGACGGTGAATGGATGCTCGAGGACATGGGTTCGACCAACGGCACGTTTCTCGGGCGAGGCAAGGTGGGTAGGCCTACCCCGGTGCCTGTGGGGGAGCCGATCCGGATCGGGAAGACCGTACTCGAGCTGCGCCGATGACGATCACCTTGCGGTGCGTGGCCGCCTCCGACACGGGCCTGATGCGTAGCGACAATCAGGACAGCGGTTACGCGGGTCCGCGGCTGGCCGCCGTCGCGGACGGCGTGAGCGGGAACGTGCACGGTGAGGTGGCGAGCGCCGTCACCATCGACGCATTGGCCCGGCTCGACCACGTGGTGCCCGACGCGGAGGCGCCGGACGCGCTGCGGTCGGCGATCAGCGCCGCGGATCACCGGCTGCAGGAGATGGCGGACGCCAACCCGGCACTGCAGGGCATGAGCACGACATTGACGGCGTTGTTGTGTGGCGACGCGGCGCTGTATCTCGCGCAGGTGGGTGACTCCCGCGCGTACCTGCTCCGCGACGACTCGCTGCGCCAGGTGAGCAAGGACCATTCACTGGTGCAGGCGCTGGTCGACAACGGCCAGCTGACACCCGCGGAAGCCGCGGTGCACCCGCAGCGTTCTGTGATCCTGCGCGCCATCAACGGCAGGGGCGACGTGGAGGCCGACGTCACGGCGCACGAGGTGCGCCCCGGCGACCGGTGGCTGTTGTGCTCGGACGGGCTCTCCGACTACGTCGCGGGGGCGCTGATCGAGCAGACCATCAGCGGTGCAGCCCCGGCCGAGCAGCTGGTGAACCGGCTGATCGAGCTCGCCAACGAGGCCGGCGGGCCGGACAACATCACCTGCGTCATCGCCGATGTCGAGGAGGCCGCGTCGCCCGGCGAGCCGATGCTCGTGGGTGCCGCGGCGGAGGACGTGTCCGGTGCCGACCCCGACGACGAGCCGACGGCGCGGCTACGACGGGTCTGACGCGTGAGCGAGCGGCGTGAGCGCCGGCGGTCGACCTCTGGCGGGGTGACCTCACCCGGGCATGCGACACTGACGCTAGCCTCTATCGTTCAGCGTCCGTTCGCCACCCCCAGGACCTCGAGGCGGATTGCCAGAATGCCTGATCGTGCACCTAACTCAACAACCCGAGCTCACTGCAGGCACGCCGTCCTAGGGCAGGGCCGATGACGTTGAGCCTGCGGTACACAGCCGCTTCCGACGTCGGGTTGCTCCGTAAGGTCAACCAGGACTCTGCCTACGCGGGCCCGAACCTGGTCGCCGTCGCGGACGGCATGGGCGGGCACGCCCATGGTGAGGTAGCGAGCGCGACGGCGATCGCTGCGCTGGCGCGGCTCGACGAGGAGGTGCCGAGCAGCGACCTGGAGGGCGCGCTCCGCGCGACGATCACCGAGGCGAACGCGTCCGTCCGTGGCATGGTGGAGGCGGACTCCTCGCTCGAGGGCATGGGCACGACGGTCACGGCGCTGCTCTTCTCCAACAACAGGTTCTGCCTCGGCCACATCGGCGACTCGCGCGCTTACCTGTTGCGCGACGGGCAACTCCACCAGGTGACGAAGGACCACACGCTCGTCCAGTCGATGGTCGACGAGGGCAAGCTGACCGAGGAGCAGGCCGCCGTCCACCCGCAGCGCTCGCTGCTGCTGCGCGCGCTGGGCACCAGCGGCTCGGTCGAACCGGACCTGAACATGCACGAGGCGCGCTTCGGCGACCGCTGGTTGCTGTGCTCCGACGGCCTGACCGGTGTCGTCACCGAGGAGACGATCGGCCAGGAGCTCACGCGGCAGGACCCGCTCGAGGCCATCGCCGGTCACCTGATCGACCTGGCGAACCGCGGTGGCGGCCCGGACAACATCACCTGCGTCATCGCCGACGTGGTCGAGTCGACCACCGGCCTGGACTATCCGGTGATCGCAGGCGCGGCCAGCGAGGCGCCGCAGGCGAGTTCCGCCAGCGACTCCGCCGCGAGCCGTGCGGCGGCGCTCACCACGCCACCGCAGGTCGAGGCGGTCGAGTACGAGGAGCCGCTACCCCCGCCCCGGCGGCGACCCTGGCTGTGGATCGCCGTGCCGGTCATCGCCCTCGTCCTCGTGGTGGGGCTGGTCTTCGCGGCCTGGCAGGTCAGCATGAGCCAGTACTACATCGGCGAGGACGACGGCAACGTCGCGATCTACCGCGGACTCTCCCAGCCGATCGGCCCGTTGCAGCTGAACCAGCTGGTCGAGCGCACGGACATCCGGCTGTCGGACCTACCTGCCTACGAGAAGCGCCGGGTGAAGGCGACGATCGACGTCGACGACCGCGCCGAGGCGTACGCCGCGGCGCAACGGCTCGGCGAGGAGGCGGCCGAGTGCGCTGACCGCAAGCGCGATGAGTCGAAGCCGGGCAGCTCCGCGAAACCGACCACCGGGGCGTGTTCGCCGTGACGTCCGCCGCGGCCGAGGGTCGGCCGCAGGAACCAGCGCCGCGCGTCCGGTCGCGGCGCAACGTCGAGCTGGCGATGCTCGTGTTCGCCACCTTGATCGGCTTGGTGGCGTTCGCGAACGTCGAGGTCGTCATGAACGACCGGCTGCCGCCCGACATCGCCTGGTACGCGGGCGGTCTGGTGCTGATCGCGACCATCACGCACCTGTTCGTCCGGTTCTTCGCCAAGTACGCCGACCCGGTGCTGCTGCCGTGCGTGTTCCTGCTCAACGGCCTCGGCCTGGTGATGATCCACCGGCTGGATCTCTCCGTCGGCGACGGCGGCGCGGGCATGCAGTTCATCTGGACGATGCTCGGCATCGTGCTGTTCGTGCTGGTCCTGTTCTTCATCCGCGACCACCGGACGCTGCGCAACTTCATGTACACGGCGGGCGCGGCCGGTCTGCTGCTGCTCGCGATCCCGGCGGTCCTGCCGGACGCCATGTCCGAGGTCAACGGCGCGAAGCTGTGGATCAAGATCGGCGGGTTCTCCATCCAGCCAGGCGAGTTCGCGAAGCTGCTGTTGCTCGTCTTCTTCGCCGGCTACCTGGTGACCAAGCGCGACGTGCTCAGCCTGGCCGGCCGGCGGGTGCTGTTCATCGACCTGCCGCGGGCGAAGGACCTGGGGCCGGTGCTGGTCGCCTGGCTGGCCAGCCTGGGTGTCCTGGTGTTCGAGCGGGACCTCGGCTCGTCCCTGCTGTTCTTCGGCATCTTCGTCGCCATGCTCTACATCGCCACCGAGCGGGTGAGCTGGCTGATCATCGGCGTGCTGCTGTTCGTCGGCGGCGCGTTCCTCGCGTACTCGCTGTTCTCGCACGTGCAACTACGGGTGAACATCTGGCTCGACCCGTTCAAGTACCCGGACGAGGCCGGCCAGATTATCCAGGGGCTGTACGGGCTCGCACACGGCGGCCTCACCGGCACCGGCCTTGGCCAGGGCCGCCCGGACCTCATCCCGTACGCGAAGAGCGACTACATCTTCCCGTCGCTGGGCGAGGAGCTCGGGCTCGCCGGCGTGATGGCGTTGCTCATCGTCTACATGCTGATCGTCGCCCGGGGCATGCGTACGGCGCTGGCCGTACGCGACGGGTTCGGCAAGTTGTTGGCGGCCGGCCTGTCGATCAGCATGGGCCTACAGATCTTCGTGGTCATCGGCGGTGTCACGAAGCTGATCCCGCTCACCGGTCTCACCACGCCGTTCCTCTCCCAGGGCGGCTCGTCACTGGTCGCCAACTGGGCGCTGCTCGCGCTGCTGCTGCGGATCAGCGACGCGGCCCGCCGGCCGGTCGGCGAGCGCGCCGCCGCCGATCGCGGCGGTGACCGCAAATCCGAGGCCGCTACGGAGGTGTTCACCAGGTGAACAAGCCGCTTCGCCGCCTTTCCATCGCCATCCTGGCGCTGTTCGCCCTGCTGCTGGCGAACGCCAACTACGTGCAGGTCATCAACGCCTCGAACCTGCGGGAGAAGCCTGGCAACAGCCGTACGCTGATGGACTCGTACGCGCGCGAGCGCGGCGACATCGTGGCGGGCGAGCAGGCGATCGCGACGTCCGTGCGTACCGACGACGCGTACAAGTACCGCAGGATCTACAAGAACGGCCCGATGTACGCACCGGCCACCGGCTTCTACGGCCTGTACAACGCCACGGGTATCGAGCGCGCCGAGAACTCCATGCTCTCCGGCGAGGACGACCGGTTGTTCGTGCGGCGCACCATCGACCTGTTCCAGGGTCGCAAGCCGCGGGGAGCGACCGTGCAGCTGACCCTGCGGCCGCGGGCCCAGCGCGCGGCGTACCAGGCCCTGAAGGGGTATCAGGGCGCGGTCATCGCGCTCGACCCGAAGACCGGCGCGATCCTCGCGATGGCCACCTCGCCGTCGTACAACCCGAACAAGCTGACCGGGCACGACACCGACGAGGTCAACCGGGTGCAGAAGCGGCTGGCGAAGAACGACAACGCTCCCCTGGTGAACCGGCCACTACAGGGCCGGTACCCGCCGGGGTCGACGTTCAAGCTGGTCACGGCCGCGGCCGCGCTGTCCAGCGGCAAGTACTCGCCGGACACCATGGTGCCGTCACCCACCCAGTACCAGCTGCCCAACACCCAGACGCCGCTGAACAACTTCGGCGGCGAGATCTGCGGCGACGGCCAGCAGTCGTCCCTGGAGGACGCACTGACCATCTCTTGTAACACAGCGTTCGCGAAGCTCGGGGTGAAGCTCGGCGACGATGCCGTGCGTCAGCAGGCGGAGCGGTTCGGTTTCGGCGACAGCTTCGAGGTGCCGATGCCCGCTGAGCAGTCGGTGTTCCCGGAGGACCCGGACAAGGCGCAGACCGCCCTGTCGGCCGTCGGCCAGTACGAGGTGGCCGCTACACCACTGCAGATGGCCATGGTCAGCTCGGCGATCGCCAACGACGGCGACCTGACGGAGCCGCACGTGGTGGACGAGGTCAGGGCGCAGAACCTGAAGACGATCGAGAGCGCCGACCCGCAGAGCCACGGGCGCGCCGTCTCGCCCGAGGTGGCGAGGCAGCTCACCAAGATGATGGAATCCGTGGTCGAGAGCGGCACCGGTACCTCGGCGCAGATGTCCGGTACGAAGGTCGCCGGCAAGACCGGCACCGCACAGCACGGCACCGGGCAACCCCCGCACGCCTGGTTCACCGGATTCGCGCCGGCGGACAACCCGCAGGTCGCGGTGGCAGTCGTCGTAGAAGACGGTGGAAGCATGGGATCGGAGGCGACCGGTGGGCAGATCGCGGCACCGATCGCCCGATCGGTGATGCAGTCGGTGATCAACCAGTGAACATGGCACGATCGGCCGTAGAGCTGATCACTTACTGGAACGGGACGTGGACATGAGCGAACCTCGTGTGCTCGGGGGACGCTACGAGCTGGGCAATGTCGTCGGTCGCGGCGGCATGGCCGAGGTTCATCATGGGCGCGACATCCGGCTGGAACGGGATGTCGCCGTGAAGACGCTGCGCACCGACCTGGCGCGCGACCCCACGTTCCAGGCCAGGTTCCGCCGCGAGGCACAGTCCGCGGCCCAGCTGAACCACCCGGCCGTGGTTGCGGTGTACGACACCGGCGAAGAGATGGTCGACAGCACGGCGACCCCGTACATCGTGATGGAGTACGTGGAGGGCCAGACGCTGCGCGACGTCCTCCAGGACACCCAGCGGCTGATGCCTGACCGTGCACTGGAGATCACCGCCGGTGTGCTCAAGGCGCTGTCGTACAGCCACCGGATGGGCATCATCCACCGCGACATCAAGCCGGCGAACGTGATGCTCACCGGTTCCGGTGAGAT
This genomic interval carries:
- a CDS encoding SpoIIE family protein phosphatase, which encodes MTITLRCVAASDTGLMRSDNQDSGYAGPRLAAVADGVSGNVHGEVASAVTIDALARLDHVVPDAEAPDALRSAISAADHRLQEMADANPALQGMSTTLTALLCGDAALYLAQVGDSRAYLLRDDSLRQVSKDHSLVQALVDNGQLTPAEAAVHPQRSVILRAINGRGDVEADVTAHEVRPGDRWLLCSDGLSDYVAGALIEQTISGAAPAEQLVNRLIELANEAGGPDNITCVIADVEEAASPGEPMLVGAAAEDVSGADPDDEPTARLRRV
- a CDS encoding Stp1/IreP family PP2C-type Ser/Thr phosphatase; translation: MTLSLRYTAASDVGLLRKVNQDSAYAGPNLVAVADGMGGHAHGEVASATAIAALARLDEEVPSSDLEGALRATITEANASVRGMVEADSSLEGMGTTVTALLFSNNRFCLGHIGDSRAYLLRDGQLHQVTKDHTLVQSMVDEGKLTEEQAAVHPQRSLLLRALGTSGSVEPDLNMHEARFGDRWLLCSDGLTGVVTEETIGQELTRQDPLEAIAGHLIDLANRGGGPDNITCVIADVVESTTGLDYPVIAGAASEAPQASSASDSAASRAAALTTPPQVEAVEYEEPLPPPRRRPWLWIAVPVIALVLVVGLVFAAWQVSMSQYYIGEDDGNVAIYRGLSQPIGPLQLNQLVERTDIRLSDLPAYEKRRVKATIDVDDRAEAYAAAQRLGEEAAECADRKRDESKPGSSAKPTTGACSP
- a CDS encoding FtsW/RodA/SpoVE family cell cycle protein, producing MLVFATLIGLVAFANVEVVMNDRLPPDIAWYAGGLVLIATITHLFVRFFAKYADPVLLPCVFLLNGLGLVMIHRLDLSVGDGGAGMQFIWTMLGIVLFVLVLFFIRDHRTLRNFMYTAGAAGLLLLAIPAVLPDAMSEVNGAKLWIKIGGFSIQPGEFAKLLLLVFFAGYLVTKRDVLSLAGRRVLFIDLPRAKDLGPVLVAWLASLGVLVFERDLGSSLLFFGIFVAMLYIATERVSWLIIGVLLFVGGAFLAYSLFSHVQLRVNIWLDPFKYPDEAGQIIQGLYGLAHGGLTGTGLGQGRPDLIPYAKSDYIFPSLGEELGLAGVMALLIVYMLIVARGMRTALAVRDGFGKLLAAGLSISMGLQIFVVIGGVTKLIPLTGLTTPFLSQGGSSLVANWALLALLLRISDAARRPVGERAAADRGGDRKSEAATEVFTR
- a CDS encoding FHA domain-containing protein — encoded protein: MSLLTVTLIRLALLVLLWLFVLAGYGVIRRDLFGAKVAPRTTARPRVPQPKPAKPTRRKHAPSRLVVTDGALAGTTLQLGDRPITMGRASDSTLVIDDDYASTRHAQLVPYDGEWMLEDMGSTNGTFLGRGKVGRPTPVPVGEPIRIGKTVLELRR
- a CDS encoding penicillin-binding protein 2 produces the protein MNKPLRRLSIAILALFALLLANANYVQVINASNLREKPGNSRTLMDSYARERGDIVAGEQAIATSVRTDDAYKYRRIYKNGPMYAPATGFYGLYNATGIERAENSMLSGEDDRLFVRRTIDLFQGRKPRGATVQLTLRPRAQRAAYQALKGYQGAVIALDPKTGAILAMATSPSYNPNKLTGHDTDEVNRVQKRLAKNDNAPLVNRPLQGRYPPGSTFKLVTAAAALSSGKYSPDTMVPSPTQYQLPNTQTPLNNFGGEICGDGQQSSLEDALTISCNTAFAKLGVKLGDDAVRQQAERFGFGDSFEVPMPAEQSVFPEDPDKAQTALSAVGQYEVAATPLQMAMVSSAIANDGDLTEPHVVDEVRAQNLKTIESADPQSHGRAVSPEVARQLTKMMESVVESGTGTSAQMSGTKVAGKTGTAQHGTGQPPHAWFTGFAPADNPQVAVAVVVEDGGSMGSEATGGQIAAPIARSVMQSVINQ
- a CDS encoding DUF2662 domain-containing protein, whose amino-acid sequence is MSVWSRFERRLEGMVEGAFARAFKSELQPVEVARALAREVDDRAAIIGKGRVLVPNDFIVEIGETDHERLSVYSDSLGTELATVVREHADEEGYHLVGPIHVQFRHAEDLKTGVFRVRSGVQAADRPGAAQPAAAAVLAPPLGQDQQAADDDQTRVTPLRPRQQAHLESADGTVIGWVAEGVNVVGRGSDSDIKITDPGISRKHAEIRLSNGECVVTDLGSTNGTVVDGRPVRRASLYDGSRVQFGRTTLTFRVVG